The following is a genomic window from Deltaproteobacteria bacterium.
TTAAACAAATCCAGAATTGCCTTAAACGCATTCATACCAAAACAAAAAATGGCCCAAAATCTTTAGATGATATGGATGTTCAAGATATTTTTGTATTAAATTTACAACGAGCTGTTCAAACAACCATTGATTTAGCAGCTCATGTTATTGCCGATGAAGGGCTTGGCTTGCCGAGTGAATTGAAAGAAAATTTTAAGATTTTAGAACAAAACAAGATTATCGAACCAGCTCTTTCCGAAAAATTGCAACACATGGTTGGTTTCCGAAATATTGCTGTTCACGACTACTCAGCTATCGATCCTGAAATTTTAAAATCAATTTTGAAAAATAATTTAAAAGATCTCGAAGAATTCTATACAATCATTTTAAAGTATTTTCATTTAAATCAACAATAAAGTCCCTTTGAACCGTGATTCTAAA
Proteins encoded in this region:
- a CDS encoding DUF86 domain-containing protein; this translates as MVNQDVVFEKIKQIQNCLKRIHTKTKNGPKSLDDMDVQDIFVLNLQRAVQTTIDLAAHVIADEGLGLPSELKENFKILEQNKIIEPALSEKLQHMVGFRNIAVHDYSAIDPEILKSILKNNLKDLEEFYTIILKYFHLNQQ